A genomic region of Haliotis asinina isolate JCU_RB_2024 chromosome 1, JCU_Hal_asi_v2, whole genome shotgun sequence contains the following coding sequences:
- the LOC137258374 gene encoding sulfotransferase 1A3-like encodes MAANEYDGKPQGISSDLGDLGAIHDLKHFKCFLYDGLYLPVTPPNWLKDRSQLENYKSIEAAQMHQDDVLVCAYPKCGSHWLFEVMRMLTTGSLHYSKSLPRSQLIDFIYKDGIESLPPPRVFFTHLPLRMLPTQVVAKKLKCIQIRRNPKDVCVSMYNNFRNLAVPHSFEGNFAEFTEAFLSGKLPYGSYHGYLTSWAAEVSPEQPVFYLFYEDLKVNPLQCIKDVARFLDLDVTDKFCEDLIEACSFKNLKEKEARDKQEGIDPGIWKKGAGGTFYRKGEIGDWKNWFTVAENERFDQIWDEKMKNSGIQFTYSVYRSA; translated from the exons ATGGCGGCAAATGAATATGATGGAAAACCTCAAGG GATTTCTTCAGACCTTGGCGACCTTGGTGCCATCCACGATCTGAAACACTTTAAGTGTTTTCTGTATGATGGCCTGTACCTCCCAGTTACACCACCAAATTGGCTTAAAGATCGGAGTCAACTAGAGAACTACAAAAGTATTGAAGCTGCTCAAATGCATCAAGATGACGTACTTGTTTGCGCGTACCCTAAATGCG GTAGCCACTGGCTGTTTGAGGTAATGAGGATGCTCACGACGGGATCTCTACATTACAGCAAGTCACTTCCCAGGAGTCAATTGATCGACTTCATATACAAAGACGGGATAGAAAGTCTTCCCCCACCTAGAGTGTTCTTTACCCATCTCCCATTGCGCATGCTCCCTACACAGGTTGTGGCTAAAAAACTCAAGTGCATCCAGATCAGGAGAAACCCCAAAGATGTATGCGTGTCGATGTATAATAATTTCAGAAACCTTGCAGTCCCACATTCCTTTGAAGgaaattttgctgagttcacggaggcatttctgtcggGTAAAT TACCATATGGATCCTACCACGGCTATCTCACAAGCTGGGCAGCTGAAGTGTCCCCTGAACAGCCAGTGTTCTATCTGTTCTATGAGGATTTGAAAGTC AATCCCCTGCAGTGTATTAAAGACGTGGCAAGGTTTCTGGATCTAGATGTCACAGACAAATTCTGTGAGGACTTGATCGAGGCGTGTTCCTTCAAGAACCTGAAGGAGAAGGAAGCCAGAGATAAGCAGGAGGGTATTGATCCAGGTATCTGGAAGAAAGGTGCTGGTGGGACATTTTACAGGAAAG gtGAAATCGGAGACTGGAAGAACTGGTTCACTGTAGCAGAAAACGAGagatttgatcaaatatgggaCGAGAAGATGAAGAATTCAGGCATCCAGTTTACATATTCTGTTTACAGAAGTGCTTAG
- the LOC137258383 gene encoding sulfotransferase 1C2-like — protein MVDLKNLKGHGFRCYEYEGIYWSLWPRQISRGKNPVEEFKRLKDCTMEEDDVIICAYPKCGTHWLWEITEMLQSGIIRNPKEVKATRMIELIQKDGIDSLQKPKILNTHLPLRMLPTQVVEKKIKCIQIMRNPKDVCVSFFNHKKDILPTLGFDGDFVEFTEAFLSGKMPFGSYHNYLLTWQKETAREPNLPVLTLRYETMKLDPVKCIRDIATFLNVTVTDTFCQGVAEACSFDKMKQFDKDGKHQPFSLWKEGSGGSFYRKGEVGDWKNWFTVAENEKFDHIWNEKMEGSGIKFMYTL, from the exons ATGGTCGATCTCAAAAACCTCAAGGGACACGGATTCAGGTGTTATGAGTACGAGGGTATCTATTGGAGTTTATGGCCTCGTCAAATATCCAGAGGGAAGAACCCAGTTGAAGAATTCAAACGTCTCAAAGATTGCACGATGGAAGAAGATGACGTCATAATATGTGCTTATCCAAAATGTG GAACCCACTGGTTGTGGGAGATAACAGAGATGCTCCAAAGTGGAATCATTCGGAATCCGAAGGAGGTGAAGGCGACCCGGATGATAGAATTAATACAAAAAGACGGAATCGACAGTCTTCAAAAACCGAAGATACTGAACACACACCTTCCTCTTCGCATGCTACCTACGCAGGTTGTGGAGAAAAAAATCAAGTGTATCCAGATCATGCGCAATCCAAAGGATGTGTGTGTATCTTTTTTCAACCACAAAAAGGACATTTTACCTACCCTTGGTTTCGATGGAGATTTCGTTGAGTTCACAGAGGCGTTTTTATCGGGGAAAA TGCCGTTTGGATCCTACCATAACTACCTGCTGACGTGGCAGAAAGAGACAGCCAGAGAACCAAACCTACCTGTGCTCACCCTGCGTTATGAGACCATGAAGCTG GATCCCGTCAAGTGTATACGAGACATTGCTACCTTTCTAAATGTTACTGTGACTGATACCTTCTGTCAAGGTGTTGCCGAGGCATGCAGCTTTGATAAAATGAAGCAGTTTGACAAAGATGGAAAGCACCAGCCTTTCTCTCTCTGGAAGGAGGGTTCCGGTGGGTCCTTCTATAGGAAAG GTGAAGTTGGGGACTGGAAGAATTGGTTCACGGTTGCCGAGAACGAGaaatttgatcatatttggaaTGAAAAAATGGAGGGCTCGGGCATCAAATTCATGTATACATTATGA
- the LOC137258393 gene encoding sulfotransferase 1C4-like — MAADHPSVETPIIHNLRNSKGHGFECVVFDGLYMPPALMKTEPPEETLESIRDIELHDDDVIICAFPKCGTHWVWEVVEMLRGGVIEYRKQVKETQEFEIIFKKGIDALPSPRTLNTHLYLRMLPKQVVEKKIKCIQIMRNPKDACVSFFNQCRDTLAPAGFEGDLAEFTEIFLSGQMFFGSYSDYLLAWKAELDRSPGQPVLKLFYEDMKHDPVKTVKDIARFLGLAATDQFCEEVANACSFKKMRQADKELKEEFDIIKFWKEGAIGYYRKGEVGDWKNWYTVAESENFDRIWNEKMKDSGITFKYSL, encoded by the exons ATGGCAGCAGATCACCCCAGTGTCGAAACTCCGAT CATCCACAATCTGAGAAACTCCAAAGGCCATGGATTCGAATGCGTGGTGTTTGACGGTCTCTACATGCCACCGGCTTTGATGAAGACAGAACCTCCCGAAGAGACACTTGAGAGCATCCGAGACATTGAACTTCACGACGATGATGTTATTATCTGCGCCTTTCCAAAGTGCG GGACTCACTGGGTGTGGGAAGTCGTTGAGATGCTCCGTGGTGGAGTCATTGAATACAGAAAGCAAGTTAAGGAAACTCAAGAGTTTGAGATAATTTTCAAAAAAGGAATAGACGCACTGCCGTCTCCGCGAACCCTGAACACCCACTTATATCTGCGCATGCTCCCCAAACAGGTCGTGGAGAAGAAGATCAAGTGTATCCAGATTATGAGGAACCCTAAAGATGCCTGTGTGTCCTTTTTCAACCAATGCAGAGATACTCTTGCACCCGCCGGCTTTGAAGGAGACCTGGCAGAgttcacagaaatatttttgtcaggtCAAA TGTTTTTCGGATCCTACTCCGACTACCTCCTGGCATGGAAAGCAGAATTGGACAGATCGCCAGGACAACCTGTACTGAAGTTGTTCTACGAGGATATGAAACAT GACCCTGTCAAAACTGTGAAAGACATCGCTAGATTTCTGGGCCTGGCAGCTACAGACCAGTTCTGTGAAGAAGTTGCAAATGCATGCTCCTTTAAGAAGATGAGACAAGCAGACAAGGAACTGAAAGAGGAATTCGATATAATCAAGTTTTGGAAAGAGGGGGCGATTGGTTATTACAGAAAAG GGGAAGTGGGAGACTGGAAAAACTGGTACACTGTTGCTGAAAGCGAAAATTTCGACCGGATATGGAATGAAAAAATGAAGGATTCTGGGATCACATTCAAATATTCGTTATAG